One Oryza brachyantha chromosome 3, ObraRS2, whole genome shotgun sequence DNA segment encodes these proteins:
- the LOC102704223 gene encoding MA3 DOMAIN-CONTAINING TRANSLATION REGULATORY FACTOR 2, with amino-acid sequence MSPMESSHPDDLALPAHQSENQCAIEEASKLRSPTVSSEEFLQFKRRATTIVEEYFSTDDVAATANELRELRVPCYHYYFVKKLVSVAMDRHDREKEMAAVLLSSLYGDVIDRQQVYRGFGKLVESCDDLSVDTPDAVDILAVFVARAVVDDILPPAFLAKQLPCLPDGCKGAEVLHRAEKGYLSVPHHGEIILQRWGGSKRITVEEAKAKIADILEEYLAAGDKGEACRCIRGLKIPFFHHDIVKRALTLAMERRGGAEGLILDLLKSASDEGVINESQITKGFNRLIDSVDDLTLDVPNARRLLRSMILKASSEGWLCASSLKPLGPEPKKKVAVVEDVAVQQFKANAVSIIKEYFLTGDIIEVVSSLEAENHACSSSYNAIFVKRLITAAMDRKSREKEMASVLLSSLCMPPGDVVSGFQLLIESAEDAALDNPAIVEDLTMFFARSVVDEVIAPSDLEAMEEEAGRGKSGVSTGMLALRNARALLSAKLSAERILRCWGGGGTGKPGWELDEVKDKIGNLLQEYDCGGDIREACRCIMELGMPFFHHEVVKKALVAIMEKRGKDERLWGLLAECYGRGLITPNQMTKGFERVAGCVDDLALDVPDAGKQFRCYVERAKKGGWLDASFPNGVCS; translated from the exons ATGTCCCCCATGGAGTCCTCCCATCCTGACGATCTTGCCCTGCCCGCGCACCAGTCGGAGAACCAATGCGCAATCGAG GAGGCGAGTAAGCTGAGAAGCCCGACGGTGTCATCGGAGGAGTTCCTGCAGTTCAAGAGGAGAGCCACCACGATCGTGGAGGAGTACTTCTCCACGGACGAcgtcgcggcgacggcgaacgaGCTGAGGGAGCTGCGCGTGCCGTGCTACCACTACTACTTCGTCAAGAAGCTGGTCTCCGTGGCCATGGACCGGCACGACAGGGAGAAGGAGATGGCGGCCGTGCTGCTGTCCTCGCTCTACGGCGACGTCATCGACCGGCAGCAGGTGTACAGGGGGTTCGGCAAGCTCGTCGAATCCTGCGACGACCTGTCCGTCGACACGCCCGACGCCGTCGACATCCTCGCCGTGTTCGtcgcgcgcgccgtcgtcgacgacatACTGCCACCGGCGTTCCTGGCGAAGCAGCTACCGTGCCTGCCCGACGGATGCAAGGGCGCCGAGGTCCTGCACAGAGCGGAGAAAGGCTACCTGTCCGTGCCGCACCACGGGGAGATCATCCTGCAGAGGTGGGGCGGGAGCAAGCGAATCACGGTGGAGGAGGCCAAGGCCAAGATCGCCGACATCCTGGAGGAGTACCTAGCCGCCGGCGACAAGGGAGAGGCTTGCCGCTGCATCAGGGGCCTCAAGATCCCCTTCTTCCACCACGACATCGTCAAGCGCGCCCTCACTCTCGCCAtggagcgccgcggcggcgccgaggggCTCATCCTGGATCTCCTCAAGTCGGCGTCGGACGAAGGCGTCATCAACGAGAGCCAGATCACCAAAGGGTTCAACCGCCTGATCGATTCTGTCGACGATCTGACGCTTGACGTGCCGAACGCGAGGCGCCTCTTGAGATCGATGATCCTCAAGGCTTCGTCGGAGGGATGGCTGTGCGCGTCGTCGTTGAAGCCGCTGGGCCCCGAGCCGAAGAAGAAGGTGGCCGTCGTCGAAGACGTGGCGGTGCAGCAGTTCAAGGCGAACGCCGTGTCGATCATAAAGGAGTACTTCTTGACGGGGGATATCATCGAGGTGGTGAGCAGCCTGGAGGCCGAGAACCAcgcgtgctcctcctcctacaATGCCATCTTCGTCAAGAGGCTGATCACCGCGGCGATGGACCGGAAGAGCCGCGAGAAGGAGATGGCGTCCGTGCTGCTGTCCTCGCTCTGCATGCCGCCGGGGGACGTCGTGTCGGGATTCCAACTCCTGATCGAGTCCGCCGAGGACGCCGCGCTGGACAACCCCGCCATCGTCGAGGACCTGACCATGTTCTTCGCCAGGTCAGTGGTCGACGAGGTGATCGCGCCGTCCGACCTAGAggcgatggaggaggaggccggccgCGGCAAGTCCGGGGTTTCCACCGGCATGCTGGCGCTCCGGAACGCCCGTGCCCTGCTCAGCGCGAAGCTCTCCGCGGAGCGGATCCTGCGTTgctggggcggcggcggtaccGGCAAGCCCGGGTGGGAGCTGGACGAGGTGAAGGACAAGATCGGCAATCTGCTGCAGGAGTACGACTGCGGCGGCGACATCCGGGAGGCGTGCCGGTGCATCATGGAGCTCGGGATGCCCTTCTTCCACCACGAGGTGGTGAAGAAGGCGCTGGTGGCGATCATGGAGAAGCGGGGCAAGGACGAGCGGCTGTGGGGGCTGCTCGCCGAGTGCTACGGCCGCGGCCTGATCACGCCGAACCAGATGACCAAGGGCTTCGAGCGGGTGGCCGGCTGCGTCGACGACCTCGCGCTCGACGTGCCGGACGCCGGCAAGCAGTTCCGCTGCTACGTCGAGCGCGCCAAGAAGGGCGGGTGGCTGGACGCGTCGTTCCCCAACGGCGTGTGCTCGTGA
- the LOC102706369 gene encoding cyclin-dependent kinase G-2-like → MTSRKRPVQEDDEDDHVAKRRGCAPPSSPLLLLSGVSSIHDCERLNVIEEGAFGVIYKGRDHRTGEKVALKWILGGGVGEHGPSGMTALDREVCCQAACSGYPSIMEILDEVQDTELGYMFLAMELADGGSLSDLISGLLGSRAPPGRRAAGWNVRAAL, encoded by the coding sequence ATGACATCACGCAAGCGCCCCGTGCAGGAGGATGACGAAGATGATCACGTCGCCAAGAGAAGGGGATGCGCTCCTCCATCCTCCCCTCTACTTCTACTTTCGGGAGTATCCAGTATCCACGACTGCGAGAGACTTAACGTCATCGAGGAGGGCGCCTTCGGTGTCATCTACAAGGGGCGGGACCACCGAACCGGCGAGAAGGTCGCCCTCAAATGgatcctcggcggcggcgtcggtgagCACGGGCCGTCCGGCATGACCGCGCTGGACCGCGAGGTCTGTTGCCAGGCCGCCTGCTCCGGCTACCCGTCCATCATGGAGATCCTCGACGAGGTTCAGGACACCGAACTCGGGTACATGTTCCTCGCCATGGAGCTCGCCGACGGTGGCAGCCTCTCTGACCTCATCTCGGGGCTGTTGGGCTCCCGTGCGCCACCTGGCCGCCGAGCGGCGGGGTGGAACGTGCGCGCGGCCTTGTAG
- the LOC102706643 gene encoding uncharacterized protein LOC102706643, with product MATARAGGAPHVTGDRYLDLLVRFVGRHAGALLDGSVTLRLHPVGLHYVASRLEALRELEAVGAGAPVDYLRAYVADLGDHRALEQLRRILRLLTSLKVVAAGPGRDPAPLSLLPFARLRVLELRGCDLSTSAARGLLDLRHTLERLICYNSTDALRHIFTSRIMDIKDSPTWGRLLYVSCASNGLMLMDESLQLLPAVEILDLSRNRFAKVDNLRKCTKLRNLDLGFNHLRSISSLSEACSRIVQLVLRNNALTALHGIENLKSLMDLDLSYNIISNFSELEILGSLSLLQNLWLEGNPICCARWYRAHVFSIFHNSEILKLDDKGMNTQEYWEKQVMFSSRQKQPAGYGFYFPAKDDHEDEDTLNSKTRKISRLALIVEEEKGLCDESVDQQTTPHESDSSKKDEVAATDNDIKIISLIHTAELLKKEKSTDWLREFKEWMDENMENTEVDNLYIDFHSSNGKYEEQKKRQKTQKKNSKNISDLVQTSEGGSSLNLLESDLSFVDDACYGANGVTTESSHKGNIHQAPLRLDLNSSQQLPPLNCVATSHADSFCEMEYGTGSLHTNGVSSNPMNKLIEPSLSFTNSSPGSPPQYKEDILHRRLCMEEEFLQISADFDCACSLGGSSSCSDDSSGDLCSCNSEDGCVAILSKMELYLNGDYEGKDGIEYYSGKHSLPNYSADDFPNFTDSVEFGIKELHDRYKSNGHLGEGSDHLVRQQSNQKLKMWIPHLFKNHNGTKIVFQKVNGDEMDDGVSGNGHLGCNLKNHTRCKEINLENHNSSILQKDNLRASANTVSCDTEKYKLIGDFFNLEIACDASEICERTAFCGYIFQDGAGSDLVQREVALLKSSQNKLHILLVDMVQDGQDTMPRVLGSYWLEDLENILVGLGLQTLRVRMADNTTHLFLTRTSKEAQDILGLLTVSNFPQLTSSISLQSWEKVQLKLLEKCTHANLEMGIYLYSLLLFWKNDAEEGSLVVRSLTVTEGSLFVCIENLHQFGSIPDDSDTPYFSLDACCFINNIQEVVVDHYDKKCLTLVLDNHAHEGRICSNGSITSSQNKQSDEIYTVHTWKLKWFSEETVVKFISLLKALYWASASSSLPVKCIS from the exons atggcgaccgCCCGCGCGGGGGGCGCGCCGCACGTCACCGGCGACCGCTACCTCGACCTGCTGGTCCGCTTCGTGGGCCGCCACGCGGGGGCGCTGCTCGACGGCTCCGTCACCCTGCGCCTCCACCCCGTGGGGCTCCACTACGTCGCCTCCCGCCTCGAGGCGCTGCGCGAGCTGGAGGCCGTCGGTGCCGGCGCGCCCGTCGACTACCTCCGCGCCTACGTCGCCGAcctcggcgaccaccgcgcGCTCGAGCAGCTCCGGCGGATCCTGCGCCTGCTCACGTCGCTCAAGGTCGTGGCCGCCGGGCCGGGGCGGGACCCGGCGCCGCTCTCGCTCCTGCCGTTCGCGCGCCTCCGCGTGCTCGAGCTGCGTGGGTGCGAcctctccacctccgccgccaggGGCCTGCTCGACCTCCGCCACACCCTCGAGAGGCTCATCTGCTACAATTCCACG GATGCTCTTAGGCATATCTTCACAAGCAGGATCATGGATATCAAGGATTCACCCACATGGGGCCGTCTGTTGTATGTGTCTTGTGCTTCAAATGGTCTCATGCTCATGGATGAGTCATTGCAGTTGTTACCTGCAGTTGAAATCCTTGATCTTAGTCGGAACCGGTTTGCAAAGGTGGATAATCTGCGAAAATGCACAAAGCTACGGAATCTAGATCTTGGATTTAACCATTTGCGTTCTATATCATCCTTGAGCGAG GCTTGCAGTCGAATTGTTCAACTTGTACTGAGAAATAATGCTTTAACTGCATTACATGGGATTGAAAATCTAAAGTCACTTATGGACCTTGATCTGTCTTACAACATCATCTCAAATTTCTCAGAGCTGGAAATACTCGGTAGCCTTTCTTTGCTACAGAACCTATGGTTGGAAGGCAACCCAATCTGCTGTGCTCGTTGGTATCGAGCACATGTTTTCAGTATTTTCCACAACTCAGAAATT TTGAAGTTAGATGATAAAGGTATGAACACACAAGAGTACTGGGAAAAACAAGTAATGTTTTCAAGCAGACAAAAGCAACCTGCTGGCTATGGATTTTATTTTCCTGCAAAAGATGACCATGAGGATGAAGACACTTTGAATTCAAAGACG AGAAAGATTTCCCGACTTGCATTAATCGTGGAGGAAGAGAAAGGTCTCTGTGATGAAAGTGTGGACCAGCAGACCACCCCCCACGAAAGTGACAGTTCTAAGAAGGATGAAGTTGCAGCTACTGATAAtgacataaaaattatttctttgaTCCATACAGCTGAATtgttgaagaaagaaaaatcaactGATTGGCTGCGTGAATTTAAGGAGTGGATGGATGAAAACATGGAGAATACAGAAGTGGACAACCTTTACATAGATTTCCACAGTAGCAATGGAAAGTATgaggaacaaaagaaaaggcagaAAACTCAAAAGAAGAACTCAAAGAACATCTCAGACTTGGTGCAGACATCAGAAGGTGGCAGCAGCTTGAATCTTTTGGAATCAGACTTATCTTTCGTTGATGATGCATGCTATGGTGCTAATGGTGTTACCACAGAATCCTCGCATAAAGGGAATATACACCAGGCCCCTTTAAGGCTGGACTTGAATTCTTCCCAGCAACTTCCTCCACTAAATTGTGTAGCCACTTCACATGCTGATTCTTTTTGTGAGATGGAATATGGCACTGGCAGCTTGCATACAAATGGAGTTTCATCAAATCCGATGAACAAGCTGATAGAACCGAGTCTATCCTTCACAAATTCTAGTCCGGGGTCACCCCCTCAATACAAGGAGGACATTCTACATCGAAGACTTTGTATGGAGGAAGAATTTTTGCAGATTTCAGCAGACTTTGACTGTGCTTGTTCGCTTGGTGGTAGTAGCAGTTGCAGCGATGACTCTTCAGGTGATTTATGTTCATGCAATTCCGAGGATGGTTGTGTTGCAATCCTAAGTAAAATGGAGTTGTATCTCAATGGTGATTATGAGGGAAAGGATGGGATTGAATATTATTCTGGAAAACATAGTTTGCCTAATTATTCAGCAGATGATTTCCCAAATTTTACAGATTCCGTTGAGTTTGGTATTAAGGAGTTACATGATAGGTACAAGAGCAATGGGCATTTAGGTGAAGGTTCAGATCATTTGGTCAGACAACAAAGTAATCAGAAGTTGAAGATGTGGATTCCTCATCTTTTTAAGAATCACAATGGCACTAAAATAGTATTTCAAAAGGTTAATGGAGATGAAATGGATGATGGGGTTTCAGGGAACGGCCATCTGGGATGCAACCTGAAAAACCATACTCGTTGCAAGGAAATCAACTTAGAAAACCATAATTCAAGTATCCTGCAAAAGGATAACTTACGTGCCAGTGCCAATACAGTTTCTTGTGACACTGAAAAATACAAGCTTATAGGTGATTTCTTCAATTTAGAAATTGCATGCGATGCATCTGAAATATGTGAGAGGACAGCCTTTTGTGGATACATATTTCAAGATGGAGCTGGAAGTGATTTGGTTCAAAG AGAGGTAGCTTTGCTGAAaagttctcaaaataaactacatatTCTACTTGTTGATATGGTTCAAGATGGACAAG ACACTATGCCGAGAGTTTTGGGCAGCTATTGGCTGGAAGATCTGGAGAATATTTTGGTTGGACTGGGTCTACAGACACTGAG GGTACGCATGGCAGATAATACAACCCACCTATTCTTGACAAGGACTTCCAAGGAGGCACAAGATATACTTGGGCTCTTAACCGTGTCAAATTTTCCACAATTAACCAGTAGTATATCTTTGCAAAG CTGGGAGAAGGTCCAACTTAAATTGCTTGAGAAATGTACTCATGCAAATTTGGAGATGGGGATATATCTATACtcgttgttgttgttttggaAGAATGATGCTGAAG AAGGATCCCTTGTTGTTAGATCCCTCACTGTTACTGAAGGGTCATTATTTGTGTGTATCGAGAACCTACATCAGTTTGGTTCCATCCCTGATGATTCGGATActccatatttttctcttgatGCTTGTTGTTTCATCAACAATATTCAAGAAGTG GTTGTGGATCATTATGACAAGAAATGTTTGACATTAGTTTTGGACAACCATGCACATGAAGGAAGAATTTGCAGTAACGGTAGCATTACAAGTTCACAGAACAAGCAGTCGGATGAAATTTACACAGTACATACGTGGAAACTTAAGTGGTTCTCTGAAGAAACAGTTGTGAAGTTCATTTCTTTACTTAAAGCTCTTTACTGGGCATCAGCCTCTTCATCTTTACCTGTAAAGTGTATATCTTGA
- the LOC102704497 gene encoding G-type lectin S-receptor-like serine/threonine-protein kinase At2g19130, with translation MLLVGVLLLLFFNLHLPTTSAIDTLTLGQSLLWNQTLVSNGGNFELGLFSPGKSNKHYLGIWYKKIPKKTVVWVANREQPILEPSSCHLELSVHGDLRLFATAPSNTLLWSSNASLFFSPSPPPRTTVAVLQDDGNLVVKRNATLSSSAAAPTHVAWQSFDHPTDTWLPGARLGYDRGRGVHSFLTSWTDSEDPAPGAFSMVIDARGLARFDLLAGGEHRYWTTGLWDGEIFANVPEMRSGYFIGVPYAPNASINFFSYRDRIPGAAVGNFMLDVNGQMRRRQWSKTAGEWILFCSEPHDACDVHGSCGPFGVCSNGTNPACRCPAGFEPRSSEEWSLQNAASGCARRHPLECYGDGFLALPNTVRLPNGSAEAPAGARNDKACAHTCLVDCACTAYVYDGAKCLVWNGELVNMKTLVDGQGDGGLAGATLHLRVASSEVPPSSLEHSWRKSMVILGSVAAAVVVLLASVVTVVAVAAVLRMRRRRGKVTAVQGSLLLLDYRAVRTATGDFSEKLGSGSFGTVFKGALPDGTPVAVKKLDGLRQGEKQFRTEVVTLGTIQHVNLVRLRGFCCEGNKRALVYDYMANGSLDDHLFNGGPGSDSKRQVTLSWKQRYDVAVGVARGLAYLHEKCRECIIHCDVKPENILLDQDMSARLADFGMAKLVGRDFSSVLTTMRGTVGYLAPEWLAGAPITAKADVYSFGLLLFELVSGRRNNAASSSSEEGGSGIYFPVHAAVKLNEGDVAGLVDERVAKDADVKEVERLCKVAGWCIQDEEGDRPAMGLVAQQLEGIADVMLPPIPSRLHILAIENEWVRGAAEDEHCSKSGSEPAAEAIEECTCENSGSKDHPTTR, from the coding sequence ATGCTCCTCGTCGGCGTGCTCCTGCTGCTCTTCTTCAACCTACATCTCCCCACCACGTCCGCCATTGACACCCTCACCCTAGGCCAATCTCTCCTGTGGAACCAGACGCTGGTCTCCAATGGCGGCAACTTCGAGCTCGGCCTCTTCTCGCCGGGAAAGTCCAACAAACATTACCTTGGCATCTGGTACAAGAAGATCCCCAAGAAGACGGTTGTTTGGGTGGCCAACCGGGAGCAACCGATCCTCGAGCCGTCGAGCTGCCACCTCGAGCTAAGCGTCCACGGCGATCTGAGGCTGTtcgcgacggcgccgtcgaaCACCTTGCTGTGGTCGTCGAACGCGTCTTTGTTTTTCtccccgtcgcctcctccgcgcaccaccgtcgccgtgctccAGGACGACGGCAACCTCGTGGTGAAGAGAAACGCGacgctgtcgtcgtcggcggcggcgccgacgcacGTGGCGTGGCAGAGCTTTGATCACCCGACTGACACATGGCTCCCCGGAGCAAGGCTCGGCTACGACAGGGGCCGCGGCGTCCACAGCTTCCTCACGTCGTGGACGGACTCCGAGGACCCGGCGCCCGGCGCGTTCTCCATGGTGATCGACGCGCGCGGGCTGGCCAGGTTCGacctgctcgccggcggcgagcaccggTACTGGACGACCGGCCTCTGGGACGGCGAGATATTCGCGAACGTGCCGGAGATGCGGTCCGGCTACTTCATCGGCGTCCCCTACGCGCCGAACGCCAGCATCAACTTCTTCAGCTACCGCGACCGGATAccgggcgccgccgtcggcaaCTTCATGCTGGACGTCAACGggcagatgcggcggcggcagtggagCAAGACGGCGGGGGAATGGATCCTCTTCTGCTCGGAGCCCCACGACGCGTGCGACGTCCACGGCTCGTGCGGGCCCTTCGGCGTCTGCAGCAACGGCACCAACCCGGCGTGCCGGTGCCCCGCCGGCTTCGAGCCCCGGTCGTCGGAGGAGTGGAGTCTGCAGAACGCCGCCTCCGGCTGTGCTAGGCGGCACCCTCTCGAGTGTTACGGAGACGGGTTCCTGGCGCTGCCGAACACCGTGCGGCTCCCGAACGGCTCGGCGGAGGCGCCGGCCGGAGCCAGGAACGACAAGGCGTGCGCGCACACCTGCTTGGTCGACTGCGCATGCACGGCCTACGTTTACGACGGAGCGAAGTGCCTCGTCTGGAACGGCGAGCTCGTCAACATGAAAACCTTGGTCGATGGccaaggcgacggcggcctcgccggagCGACGCTTCACCTCCGCGTCGCCAGCTCGGAGgttccgccgtcgtcgctggaGCACTCGTGGAGGAAATCGATGGTGATCCTCGGgagcgtcgcggcggcggtggtcgtGCTCCTGGCGAGCGTCGTGACAGtggtggccgtggcggcggtgctgcggatgcggcggcggaggggcaaGGTGACGGCGGTGCAGgggtcgctgctgctgctcgactACCGTGCCGTGAGGACCGCGACGGGGGACTTCTCCGAGAAGCTCGGGAGCGGGAGCTTCGGCACGGTGTTCAAGGGCGCGCTGCCGGACGGGACGCCCGTGGCCGTCAAGAAGCTCGACGGCCTCCGGCAAGGCGAGAAGCAGTTCCGGACGGAGGTGGTCACGCTCGGCACGATCCAGCACGTCAACCTCGTCCGCCTCCGGGGCTTCTGCTGCGAGGGGAACAAGAGGGCGCTCGTGTACGACTACATGGCCAATGGCTCCCTGGACGATCACCTGTTCAATGGCGGCCCCGGCTCAGACTCCAAGCGGCAGGTGACCTTGAGTTGGAAGCAACGGtacgacgtcgccgtcggcgtggCAAGGGGCTTGGCTTACCTGCACGAGAAGTGCCGGGAGTGCATCATACACTGCGACGTCAAGCCGGAGAACATCCTCCTCGACCAGGATATGTCGGCAAGGCTCGCCGACTTCGGCATGGCGAAGCTCGTCGGCCGCGACTTCAGCAGCGTCCTGACCACCATGCGGGGCACGGTGGGGTACCTCGCGCCGGAgtggctcgccggcgcgccgaTCACCGCCAAGGCcgacgtgtacagcttcggCCTCCTGCTGTTCGAGCTCGTCTCCGGCCGGCGGAACaacgccgcctcgtcgtcttCGGAGGAGGGCGGCTCCGGGATTTACTTCCCGGTGCATGCCGCTGTCAAGCTGAATGAAGGCGACGTGGCCGGGCTGGTCGACGAGAGGGTGGCCAAGGACGCCGACGTGAAGGAGGTCGAGAGACTCTGCAAGGTTGCGGGCTGGTGCATCCAGGACGAGGAAGGCGACCGCCCGGCCATGGGGCTCGTCGCACAGCAGCTCGAAGGCATCGCCGACGTGATGTTGCCGCCCATCCCATCCCGGCTTCATATCCTGGCAATTGAGAATGAATGGGTCAGAGGTGCTGCAGAGGATGAGCACTGCTCAAAGAGCGGAAGCGAACCAGCAGCAGAAGCAATAGAAGAATGTACATGTGAAAATTCTGGGAGCAAAGACCATCCTACAACTCGGTGA
- the LOC102704782 gene encoding glucan endo-1,3-beta-glucosidase 3 encodes MENAHQDCFFAVLGFSCGNMKRLFSFFFFLLLLILAVSVVHGEDGAFIGVNIGTAMSSVPAPTQITALLRSQNIRHVRLYDADPAMLAALANTGIRVVVSVPNEQLLAIGNSNATAVNWVARNVAAHYPSVNITAIAVGSEVLSTLPNAAPLLMPAIRYLQNALVAAALDRYIKISTPHSSSIILDSFPPSQAFFNRSLDPVLVPLLKFLQSTGSPLMINVYPYYDYMRSNGVIPLDYALFRPLPPNKEAVDANTLLHYTNVFDAVVDAAYFAMEYLNVTNVPVMVTETGWPHKGDPSNEPDATSDNADTYNSNLIRHVMNTTGTPKHPGVAVPTFIYELYDEDTRPGSASEKYWGLFNMNGVPAYTLHLTGSGVLLANDTTNQTYCVAREGADEKMLQAALDWACGPGKVDCSALMQGQPCYDPDTVQAHSTYAFNAYYHGMGMGSGTCYFSGVAVITTTDPSHGSCVYSGSGGKNGTSLLNGTSLAPSANSTADSGAHRAIGDVSSFVRAVVAALLLSVAILL; translated from the exons ATGGAGAACGCACATCAAGATTGTTTCTTCGCGGTGCTGGGCTTCTCTTGCGGCAACATGAAGAGactcttctccttcttcttcttcctcctgctgctgaTACTGGCGGTCTCTGTTGTTCACGGCGAGGATG GGGCGTTCATCGGCGTCAACATTGGCACGGCCATGTCATcggtgccggcgccgacgcAGATCACGGCGCTGCTCCGCTCGCAGAACATCCGGCACGTGCGGCTGTACGACGCCGACCCCGCGATGCTCGCGGCGCTCGCCAACACCGGCAtccgcgtcgtcgtctccgtgCCCAACGAGCAGCTCCTCGCCATCGGCAACTCCAACGCCACGGCGGTCAACTGGGTTGCCCGCAACGTCGCCGCGCACTACCCTTCCGTGAACATCACGGCCATCGCGGTCGGCTCGGAGGTGCTCTCCACGCTGCCCAACGCCGCGCCGCTCCTCATGCCGGCCATCCGGTACCTCCAGAACGCGCTGGTGGCCGCGGCGCTCGACCGCTACATCAAGATCTCGACGCCGCACTCGTCGTCCATCATCCTCGACTCGTTCCCGCCGTCGCAGGCCTTCTTCAACCGCTCGCTGGACCCGGTGCTGGTGCCGCTGCTCAAGTTCTTGCAGTCCACCGGCTCGCCGCTGATGATCAACGTCTACCCGTACTACGACTACATGCGGTCCAATGGCGTCATCCCGCTGGACTACGCGCTGTTCCGACCGCTGCCGCCGAACAAGGAGGCGGTGGACGCCAACACGCTGCTGCACTACACCAACGTgttcgacgccgtcgtcgacgccgcctACTTCGCCATGGAGTACCTCAACGTCACCAACGTGCCGGTCATGGTGACAGAGACCGGGTGGCCGCACAAGGGTGACCCGTCAAACGAGCCGGACGCCACCTCCGACAACGCCGACACCTACAACAGCAACCTGATACGGCACGTGATGAACACCACCGGCACGCCGAAGCACCCCGGCGTGGCCGTGCCAACGTTCATCTACGAGCTCTACGACGAGGACACGCGCCCTGGCTCGGCGTCGGAGAAGTACTGGGGCCTGTTCAACATGAACGGCGTCCCGGCGTACACCCTGCACCTGACGGGCTCCGGGGTGCTGCTCGCCAACGACACCACGAACCAGACCTACTGCGTGGCGCGGGAGGGCGCCGACGAGAAGATGCTGCAGGCGGCTCTCGACTGGGCCTGCGGCCCGGGCAAGGTGGACTGCTCCGCGCTGATGCAGGGGCAACCGTGCTACGACCCGGACACCGTCCAGGCGCACTCGACCTACGCCTTCAACGCATACTACCATGGCATGGGCATGGGCTCCGGGACGTGCTACTTCAGCGGGGTCGCCGTGATCACCACCACCGATCCGA GCCATGGATCTTGCGTTTACTCCGGAag TGGAGGGAAGAACGGCACGTCGTTGCTGAACGGTACCTCTCTGGCGCCGTCGGCGAACTCCACGGCGGACTCCGGCGCCCACCGGGCGATCGGGGACGTGTCGTCGTTCGTCCGCGCGGTGGTCGCTGCGCTGCTCTTGAGCGTCGCCATCCTGTTGTAG